In methanogenic archaeon ISO4-H5, the following are encoded in one genomic region:
- a CDS encoding RNA 3'-phosphate cyclase RtcA: protein MVRTSVALATLTGTTTRLTRIRENRPTNGLSKQHTTAVNAIAQMTGSKVTGNYLGSSELLVEPGNLQVPNITLDIGTAGSISLVVQATLLAARNYKERFTLDLKGGTNVMWAPPIDTYSMVLFPLMERMGIHAHLDIIRRGFYPIGGGEVKVTLDPMGNIKPLNLDTLGDFIGIKGLCFVQHLSDRIGQDMIDACKKVFSPKYDVNIEFEKCEGTSRGAGIVLVAEYENGLLSSNVLSSKGHSPQQSGLDAASDLLQEMTAKSTIDIHTADQILPYMAMADGKSSFIVSRISKHLLSQMDTLESFLDVRFGVERKDDGYHFSVTPGAYR from the coding sequence ATGGTCCGTACATCTGTAGCTTTAGCCACGCTTACCGGCACCACCACACGCCTTACCCGCATCAGGGAGAACCGCCCCACCAACGGACTTTCCAAACAGCACACCACCGCGGTCAACGCCATCGCCCAGATGACCGGATCCAAGGTCACCGGCAACTACCTCGGTTCCTCCGAGCTGCTGGTCGAACCCGGCAACCTACAGGTCCCCAACATCACACTGGATATCGGCACGGCAGGAAGCATCAGCCTGGTCGTACAGGCCACCCTGCTGGCGGCCAGGAACTACAAGGAGAGGTTCACCCTGGACCTCAAAGGAGGCACCAACGTCATGTGGGCACCTCCCATCGACACCTACTCCATGGTCCTGTTCCCGCTGATGGAGCGCATGGGTATCCACGCCCATCTCGACATCATCCGCAGGGGTTTCTATCCCATCGGAGGCGGAGAGGTCAAGGTCACGCTCGACCCCATGGGCAACATAAAACCGCTGAACCTCGATACGCTCGGGGACTTCATCGGCATCAAGGGACTGTGTTTCGTGCAGCACCTGTCCGACCGCATCGGCCAGGACATGATCGATGCCTGCAAGAAGGTCTTCAGTCCCAAATACGACGTCAATATCGAATTCGAGAAATGCGAAGGCACCTCCCGCGGAGCCGGTATCGTCCTGGTGGCGGAATATGAGAACGGTCTGCTCTCCAGCAACGTACTTTCCAGCAAGGGCCACAGCCCCCAGCAGTCCGGACTCGATGCGGCGAGCGATCTCCTGCAGGAGATGACCGCGAAATCCACCATCGACATCCACACGGCCGATCAGATCCTGCCTTACATGGCCATGGCGGACGGAAAGAGCAGCTTCATCGTCTCCAGGATCAGCAAACATCTTCTGAGCCAGATGGATACTCTGGAGTCCTTCCTGGACGTAAGGTTCGGTGTGGAAAGGAAGGATGACGGATATCACTTCTCCGTCACCCCGGGTGCATATAGATGA
- a CDS encoding diaminohydroxyphosphoribosylaminopyrimidine reductase RibD, with protein sequence MKPFVLVNCAMSADGKLAGPERKQVRISSEEDMVRVKNLRKRYDAILVGVGTVIADDPHLTIKNATYEENPVRIVLDSHGRIPSDARVLDDRAPTVIVTNNECTKDWGSNVTVIRGGSGRINLTDVLHILAKDLGIENMIVEGGGEVIASFFREKLVDRYSVFVGGLLIGGRTSPTPADGVGWLAPEGIKLSLDSAEVLGNGALLTFTPKY encoded by the coding sequence ATGAAACCCTTCGTTCTAGTGAATTGCGCAATGTCCGCGGACGGCAAACTGGCCGGTCCCGAGAGGAAACAGGTAAGGATCTCCTCCGAGGAGGACATGGTGCGCGTCAAGAATCTGCGCAAGAGATACGATGCCATTCTGGTGGGTGTAGGTACCGTCATCGCAGACGACCCACATCTGACCATCAAGAACGCCACATACGAGGAGAATCCTGTTAGGATAGTCCTCGACAGCCACGGCCGCATCCCCTCCGATGCGAGGGTCCTGGACGACCGTGCTCCCACCGTCATCGTCACTAACAACGAATGCACCAAGGATTGGGGCAGCAACGTGACCGTCATCCGCGGCGGCAGCGGGAGGATCAACCTCACCGATGTCCTGCACATCCTGGCCAAGGACCTGGGCATCGAGAACATGATCGTCGAGGGCGGAGGAGAGGTCATCGCCTCGTTCTTCAGGGAGAAACTGGTGGACAGGTACTCCGTGTTCGTGGGAGGCCTGCTCATCGGCGGACGCACCTCCCCCACCCCGGCGGACGGCGTAGGATGGCTGGCCCCCGAAGGCATTAAACTATCATTGGACTCCGCAGAGGTCCTGGGGAACGGTGCTCTATTGACGTTCACACCGAAATACTGA
- a CDS encoding translation initiation factor aIF-2 beta subunit yields the protein MKARMENGKTEDIKAVWFENGKVRMIDQRELPLKLVIVDFEDYRDVAMAIKNMTTRGAPCIGASAAYAMCLAGLKKENLDEAAKYIKAARPTAYDLFYATDWMYDRLKAGEDPVKAADAYSDLTVDKCRKIGEYGGALIKDGMKLMTHCNAGALATVDVGTALAPMRNAHDVGKKFFVYASETRPRLQGMQLTAWELNQEGIDHAIIPDGSAAYYMSQGVDMIIVGADRIAANGDFANKIGTFDKAIVAKHFGIPFYVAAPVSTFDFSTKTGKDIVIEQRSEEEMTMVKNIRIAPVGSKALNPAFDVTPAEFVTGFITEKGIFKPTEISEMKE from the coding sequence ATGAAGGCAAGAATGGAAAACGGAAAGACCGAGGATATCAAAGCGGTCTGGTTCGAAAACGGTAAGGTCAGGATGATCGACCAGAGGGAACTCCCTCTCAAACTGGTCATCGTCGATTTCGAGGATTACCGTGACGTCGCCATGGCCATCAAGAACATGACCACCAGAGGCGCACCCTGCATAGGTGCCAGCGCCGCCTACGCCATGTGCCTGGCGGGACTTAAGAAAGAAAATCTCGACGAGGCCGCCAAATACATCAAGGCAGCCCGTCCCACCGCTTACGACCTGTTCTACGCCACCGACTGGATGTACGACCGCCTCAAGGCGGGGGAGGACCCCGTGAAGGCCGCGGATGCATACTCCGATCTCACCGTGGACAAATGCAGGAAGATCGGGGAATACGGAGGAGCACTCATCAAGGACGGCATGAAGCTCATGACCCACTGCAACGCAGGCGCACTCGCCACCGTCGATGTCGGTACCGCACTCGCCCCCATGAGGAACGCCCACGATGTAGGAAAGAAGTTCTTCGTCTACGCCTCCGAGACCCGTCCCCGTCTCCAGGGAATGCAGCTCACCGCCTGGGAACTGAACCAGGAGGGCATCGACCACGCCATCATCCCCGACGGTTCCGCAGCTTACTACATGTCACAGGGTGTCGACATGATCATCGTCGGTGCCGACAGGATCGCCGCCAACGGCGACTTCGCCAACAAGATCGGTACCTTCGACAAGGCCATCGTCGCCAAACACTTCGGCATCCCATTCTACGTGGCCGCACCGGTTTCCACATTCGACTTCTCCACCAAGACCGGTAAGGACATCGTCATCGAACAGAGGTCCGAGGAGGAGATGACCATGGTCAAGAACATCCGTATCGCACCCGTGGGCTCCAAGGCCCTCAACCCTGCCTTCGACGTAACTCCCGCCGAGTTCGTCACAGGTTTCATCACCGAGAAAGGCATCTTCAAACCGACGGAAATCTCCGAGATGAAAGAATGA
- a CDS encoding Ribulose-5-phosphate 4-epimerase, with protein sequence MNNEAFARKRLVECCHMLYDRNLTVSAGGNMSVRLNDGEILITPSGVNKGLVREDDLVKMDMDGNVLSGGKPSIEHKFHLGIYRENPETNAVVHCHPLYCLAVLTRGEDLKSTLTPEGVLLLDQVPTCRYATPGSDELVDAVMEYARAPAMLMARHGAITQGRTLEEAYNRMEELEFQAHLQILAGDAEELPMSEIMKLREIR encoded by the coding sequence ATGAACAACGAAGCCTTCGCCAGGAAACGGCTTGTGGAATGCTGCCACATGCTCTACGACAGGAACCTCACCGTATCCGCCGGAGGCAACATGAGCGTCCGCCTCAACGACGGGGAGATCCTCATCACTCCCAGCGGAGTGAACAAGGGACTGGTCCGCGAGGACGATCTCGTGAAGATGGATATGGACGGCAACGTGCTGTCCGGCGGCAAGCCCTCCATCGAGCACAAATTCCATCTGGGTATATACAGGGAGAACCCGGAGACCAATGCGGTGGTCCACTGCCACCCCCTCTACTGCCTGGCGGTTCTGACACGCGGAGAGGACCTCAAGAGCACCCTCACCCCCGAAGGTGTGCTGCTCCTCGACCAGGTCCCCACCTGCAGGTATGCCACCCCAGGATCGGACGAACTGGTGGATGCGGTCATGGAATATGCACGCGCACCTGCCATGCTGATGGCCAGGCACGGCGCCATCACCCAGGGACGCACCCTGGAGGAGGCCTACAACCGCATGGAGGAACTCGAGTTCCAGGCCCACCTGCAGATCCTGGCGGGAGATGCTGAGGAACTGCCTATGAGCGAGATCATGAAACTCAGGGAGATACGCTGA
- a CDS encoding C/D box methylation guide ribonucleoprotein complex aNOP56 subunit: MAILITKWFGVFLVDNKSNRIMDKRLMPMDPLKTAEKLAEIQKGGILPEEKELAHGRQKLAVGDRRQSELGKPEMYDSSFIKPQDFGYDDAFMHEVMLNLGKLRASEPIARDKNLVQAIRYLDDLIEVSNLLSERLHEWYGMHFPELADLAKDDRYALLIARHGDRQGIIDELALDLQSMGSDFDPDDIYAVQNLADSLYRTYEDRKSTEEYITALVEQICPNMCAILGGPLSARLISLSGGLERLASLPSSTIQLLGAEKAMFRHLRSGKNPPKHGVIYQYPDLRKAPYWQRGNIARALAGKVLIAAKVDQYKGEFCGDRLNEELKARIADIKRRYPDPPKKKDKPAGKGKGPKGHGKGRRGGPRHN; the protein is encoded by the coding sequence ATGGCCATACTTATCACGAAATGGTTCGGGGTTTTCCTGGTCGACAACAAATCCAACCGCATCATGGACAAGCGCCTGATGCCCATGGACCCCCTGAAGACCGCCGAGAAACTGGCGGAGATCCAGAAGGGAGGGATACTCCCGGAAGAGAAGGAGCTGGCACATGGCCGTCAGAAGCTAGCTGTGGGAGACAGGAGACAATCCGAACTCGGTAAGCCCGAGATGTACGACTCGTCCTTCATAAAGCCCCAGGACTTCGGCTACGATGACGCATTCATGCACGAGGTCATGCTCAACCTCGGGAAGCTGAGGGCCTCCGAACCCATCGCCAGGGACAAGAACCTGGTACAGGCCATCAGGTACCTTGACGACCTGATCGAGGTATCCAACCTCCTCAGCGAGAGGCTCCACGAATGGTACGGCATGCACTTCCCCGAACTGGCCGATCTGGCCAAAGACGACAGGTATGCGCTGCTCATCGCCAGGCACGGGGACAGACAGGGCATCATCGACGAACTGGCCCTCGACCTGCAATCCATGGGTTCCGATTTCGATCCCGATGACATTTATGCGGTGCAGAACCTCGCAGACTCTCTTTACAGGACCTACGAGGACCGCAAGAGCACCGAGGAATACATCACTGCGCTCGTCGAGCAGATCTGTCCCAACATGTGTGCCATCCTGGGCGGACCGCTGTCCGCCAGGCTCATATCCCTCTCGGGAGGATTGGAGAGGCTCGCCTCGCTGCCCTCCTCGACCATCCAGCTGCTGGGTGCCGAGAAGGCTATGTTCAGACACTTAAGGTCAGGCAAGAACCCTCCGAAACACGGTGTGATCTACCAATACCCAGATCTTAGGAAAGCACCTTATTGGCAGAGGGGTAACATCGCCAGGGCTCTGGCAGGAAAGGTCCTCATCGCCGCCAAAGTGGATCAGTACAAAGGAGAGTTCTGCGGAGACCGTCTAAACGAAGAATTGAAGGCCCGTATCGCCGATATCAAACGCAGGTATCCTGATCCTCCCAAGAAAAAAGACAAGCCCGCAGGCAAGGGAAAGGGCCCCAAAGGCCACGGCAAAGGCCGCCGCGGCGGACCCAGACACAACTGA
- a CDS encoding translation initiation factor aIF-5A — MAEWEMKELRELKIGRYVNIDDSPCKIISITTSKPGKHGSAKASIEATDIFTGAKKSINAPVSAKVQVPIIDKRKGQVISIDEGNNEVQIMDLETFETFTMPINDDHESVLADGAEVMYIVAMDRMKLM, encoded by the coding sequence ATGGCAGAGTGGGAAATGAAGGAGCTCAGGGAGCTCAAAATCGGAAGGTACGTAAACATCGACGATTCACCTTGTAAGATCATCTCGATCACTACCTCCAAACCCGGAAAGCACGGATCCGCAAAGGCTTCCATCGAAGCCACCGACATTTTCACCGGTGCTAAGAAATCCATCAACGCACCCGTCAGTGCAAAGGTCCAGGTCCCCATCATCGACAAGAGGAAGGGACAGGTCATCTCCATCGACGAGGGCAACAACGAAGTTCAGATCATGGATCTTGAGACCTTCGAGACCTTTACCATGCCCATCAACGATGACCACGAGAGCGTTCTGGCGGACGGTGCCGAGGTCATGTATATCGTCGCGATGGACAGAATGAAACTAATGTGA
- a CDS encoding agmatinase SpeB: MAYGVTYADADAEYSDADAVIFGVPYDHTASFKAGAREAPTAVRQASYNFEEFHFEHGLDQVQPVVCDYGNCDDFILPEDMLEEVKFAVGPTIRDGKFPIVIGGEHSGTIPVIQSYKERSIALMTIDAHLDSRDEYMGTPNSHACVTRRAADVHGLDNVCAVGVRAIGREELDREDVVPHVTAFEIFDHGIEWGVKKALDGLKADKIYLSIDIDGIDPAYAPGTGTPEPFGLLPIQVKKAINMVGDRLAGFDVMEICPPADHSGITAILGARLINEALAVLGKNLRQ; the protein is encoded by the coding sequence ATGGCGTACGGGGTCACCTATGCTGATGCAGACGCTGAATACAGCGACGCTGACGCAGTGATATTCGGTGTCCCGTACGACCACACTGCCAGCTTCAAGGCTGGGGCCCGCGAGGCCCCGACCGCTGTCAGGCAGGCATCTTACAATTTTGAAGAGTTCCACTTCGAACACGGACTGGACCAGGTCCAGCCTGTGGTATGCGATTACGGGAACTGTGATGATTTCATCCTTCCCGAGGATATGCTCGAGGAAGTAAAGTTCGCAGTAGGGCCCACCATCCGCGACGGTAAATTCCCCATCGTCATCGGCGGAGAGCACTCGGGCACCATCCCGGTCATACAGAGCTACAAGGAGAGATCCATCGCCCTGATGACCATCGACGCCCACCTGGATTCCAGGGACGAGTACATGGGAACCCCCAACAGCCATGCGTGCGTCACCAGGCGCGCGGCGGACGTCCACGGACTCGACAACGTCTGTGCGGTAGGTGTCCGTGCCATCGGCAGGGAGGAATTGGACAGGGAGGATGTCGTCCCCCATGTCACCGCTTTCGAGATCTTCGATCACGGAATCGAATGGGGTGTCAAGAAGGCCCTTGACGGTCTCAAAGCTGACAAGATATACCTGTCGATCGACATAGACGGTATAGACCCAGCATACGCACCCGGTACCGGAACGCCCGAGCCTTTCGGCCTGCTCCCCATACAGGTGAAGAAGGCCATCAACATGGTCGGGGACCGTCTGGCAGGATTCGATGTAATGGAGATCTGTCCCCCGGCGGACCATTCCGGGATCACCGCCATCCTGGGTGCCAGACTCATCAACGAAGCTCTCGCTGTCCTCGGAAAGAATCTGAGACAGTGA
- a CDS encoding phosphoglucomutase → MTKMFGTNGVRGVVNQDMNVQLALQMGKAIGAVNPGVTAIATDTRYTCDMLKMAVSAGLMSVGCDVIDLGSLPTPALQYYVRTHGVVGGVMITASHNPPQFNGIKVIANDGTEASPELEEAIENKYDEDIAPVNWKETGHSSKYLGAADEYVDAIISKLDVDAIREANLTVVLDCTNGAAYYTSPLLLRRLGVRAITLNGNPQGEFPGHPSEPTEDNLQDLIKMVKATGACLGIAHDGDADRCVFIDGEGNYVPGDKTLAILARSIVKENGGGIVVTPVATSSVIDETVGAVGGTVERTAVGSPKVARRMIDNGGVFGGEENGGLIFADHQFCRDGGMAIGRMLESIIKIGPLKEQVDSLVPFYTVKKKLVCPNELKEPLLKFLEERTADLRRDLTDGLKLLFPNGWVLARASGTEPIFRVYAESREQAIAEELASKYEAMVKEYLSSFE, encoded by the coding sequence ATGACCAAGATGTTCGGAACGAATGGTGTCCGCGGTGTAGTTAACCAGGACATGAACGTTCAGCTCGCTCTGCAGATGGGAAAAGCCATCGGGGCAGTGAACCCTGGCGTCACCGCCATCGCTACCGATACCCGTTACACCTGCGATATGCTCAAGATGGCAGTATCCGCGGGACTCATGTCCGTCGGCTGCGACGTCATCGACCTGGGATCGCTTCCCACCCCCGCACTCCAGTATTATGTAAGGACCCACGGAGTGGTCGGTGGTGTGATGATCACCGCATCCCACAATCCCCCTCAGTTCAACGGTATCAAGGTCATCGCCAACGACGGTACCGAAGCATCCCCCGAGCTGGAAGAGGCCATCGAGAACAAGTACGATGAGGATATCGCACCTGTGAACTGGAAGGAGACCGGCCATTCGAGCAAATATCTCGGTGCCGCCGATGAGTATGTGGATGCCATCATCTCCAAGCTCGATGTCGATGCCATCCGCGAGGCGAATCTTACCGTGGTCCTCGACTGTACCAACGGTGCAGCCTACTACACCTCCCCACTGCTTCTCAGGAGGCTGGGAGTCAGAGCCATAACTCTTAACGGCAACCCTCAGGGAGAGTTCCCCGGACACCCCAGCGAGCCTACTGAGGATAACCTTCAGGATCTTATCAAGATGGTCAAGGCCACCGGAGCATGCCTGGGTATAGCGCATGACGGAGATGCAGACAGGTGCGTCTTCATCGACGGAGAAGGTAACTATGTCCCGGGAGACAAGACTCTCGCGATCCTCGCCCGCTCTATCGTCAAGGAGAACGGCGGAGGCATCGTCGTCACTCCTGTTGCCACTTCCTCAGTCATCGATGAGACCGTGGGTGCCGTCGGAGGCACTGTGGAGCGTACCGCAGTCGGATCGCCCAAGGTCGCCCGCAGGATGATTGATAACGGAGGCGTGTTCGGAGGAGAGGAAAACGGAGGTCTCATCTTCGCAGACCACCAGTTCTGCAGGGACGGAGGAATGGCCATCGGAAGGATGCTCGAGAGCATCATCAAGATCGGACCGCTCAAGGAGCAGGTCGATTCACTGGTGCCTTTCTACACTGTCAAGAAGAAACTCGTGTGTCCCAACGAGCTCAAGGAGCCCCTCCTCAAGTTCCTCGAGGAACGCACCGCCGACCTGAGAAGGGATCTGACCGACGGTCTCAAACTCCTGTTCCCCAACGGATGGGTGCTTGCCAGGGCTTCCGGTACCGAACCCATCTTCAGGGTCTACGCCGAATCCAGGGAGCAGGCCATCGCCGAGGAACTCGCATCCAAGTACGAGGCCATGGTGAAAGAGTATCTCAGCTCCTTCGAGTGA
- a CDS encoding chromosome segregation and condensation protein ScpB yields the protein MVEAALFAATDSLRVADIVSRTGLDEASVRYALKDLKMEYDMRDSAIIISDAGGEYRMVLRPDCKKFTGMFARPDMPAGVMRTLSTIAYNQPVMQSKLVAVRGPRAYDDVHILIDMGLVHARPVGQSKELTTTPKFSEQFGVGSTKKADIKKWIEEQANAQKEQS from the coding sequence ATGGTCGAAGCGGCGCTCTTCGCCGCCACCGATTCCCTCAGGGTGGCCGACATCGTCAGTCGTACCGGTCTTGACGAGGCCTCCGTCAGATATGCGCTGAAGGACCTGAAGATGGAGTATGATATGCGCGATTCCGCCATAATCATCTCCGACGCCGGCGGGGAGTACCGCATGGTGCTCCGCCCCGACTGCAAGAAGTTCACCGGAATGTTCGCCAGACCCGACATGCCGGCAGGCGTGATGCGTACCCTCAGCACCATCGCCTACAACCAGCCCGTCATGCAGTCCAAGCTGGTGGCGGTCCGCGGACCCCGCGCATACGACGATGTACACATCCTCATCGATATGGGACTGGTGCACGCACGCCCCGTGGGACAGAGCAAGGAGCTCACCACCACCCCCAAGTTCTCGGAACAGTTCGGTGTCGGAAGCACCAAGAAGGCCGACATCAAGAAATGGATTGAGGAACAGGCCAACGCCCAGAAAGAGCAGTCCTGA
- a CDS encoding chromosome segregation and condensation protein ScpA codes for MDANVQMELMEQHLLFHKAMAEDEESFKRINGYLEVLHEENSGEQLSDSVDESIRSVFSLVLEKGMDPWAINLEEFARLYSEKVSSNRFDMLVAGRLLLMAWKILNLQSQETRMTAEPPAEEEPVDLSDFEFEDEDVMIVPDVPISRTYARCELRSVTMLDLLDAFEEAKREAEIYEARQATKEKLKAKIPIKFDNKAHKEDDESVVEMVYQRIYAMGMDPMPITEFYTDDREANVSVFVSVLHLVRNGRLDVFQETLPYGEIMVQIKLPEATVPLETMAAVN; via the coding sequence ATGGATGCAAACGTACAGATGGAATTGATGGAACAGCACCTTCTGTTCCACAAGGCTATGGCGGAGGACGAGGAGTCCTTCAAGAGGATAAACGGGTACCTTGAGGTACTTCACGAGGAGAACTCGGGCGAGCAGCTCTCCGACAGTGTGGACGAGTCCATCAGGTCGGTGTTCAGTCTCGTACTGGAGAAGGGCATGGACCCCTGGGCCATCAACCTGGAGGAGTTCGCCAGGCTCTACTCCGAGAAGGTCTCCTCCAACCGCTTCGACATGCTGGTCGCGGGCAGGCTGCTGCTCATGGCCTGGAAGATCCTCAACCTGCAGTCGCAGGAGACCCGCATGACCGCGGAGCCCCCTGCCGAGGAGGAACCCGTCGACCTCAGCGATTTCGAGTTCGAGGATGAGGATGTCATGATCGTTCCCGATGTACCCATCAGCAGGACCTACGCCCGCTGCGAGCTCCGCTCCGTCACCATGCTGGATCTCCTCGACGCTTTCGAGGAGGCCAAGCGCGAGGCAGAGATCTACGAGGCCAGGCAGGCGACCAAGGAGAAGCTCAAGGCGAAGATCCCCATCAAGTTCGACAACAAGGCTCACAAGGAGGACGACGAGTCCGTCGTCGAGATGGTCTACCAGAGGATCTACGCGATGGGAATGGACCCCATGCCCATCACCGAGTTCTACACCGATGACAGGGAGGCGAACGTCAGCGTCTTCGTATCCGTGCTGCATCTCGTGAGGAACGGCAGGCTGGATGTCTTCCAGGAGACCCTCCCTTACGGCGAGATTATGGTTCAGATCAAGCTCCCGGAGGCAACCGTCCCCCTGGAGACCATGGCGGCGGTGAACTGA